The Lycium barbarum isolate Lr01 chromosome 9, ASM1917538v2, whole genome shotgun sequence genome has a segment encoding these proteins:
- the LOC132609354 gene encoding protein NLP8-like produces the protein MENGIGFWASPRDHQMEDVASFDGGTRYSYIDDTYNNVMEIMNLDTCGIEQMFASYPAFSPINPMSINYEELNCEEQNTETFPCEGENLMFQQNDDENYVTDIGNCIIPKSPSQSLDERMLKALELFKESSGGGILAQVWIPMKSGDQYILSTYQQPFLLDQVLSGYREVSRKFSFDLEMKSGLPGRVFASRIPEWTSNVMYYKEAEYLRVQYAADHQVRGSIALPVLSDEGHDTMCCAVLELVTTKEKPDFDLEMSHVCRALQAVNLRSTPPPQFSSQSLSKNQRASLAEIKDVLRAICHAHRLPLALTWIPRQSKSVLCVENTACYVSEKEMQGFLHACMGHDLGEGQGIVGKSLQSNHPFFYPDVKEYHISDYPLVHHARKFGLNAAVAIRLRSILTGDDDYVLEFFLPVDMEGSTEQQLLLNNLSRTMQRICKSLRTLSDAELVGHGGEKCGLQSDQSVLNLPPIDLSSWISQQSLLDGTFDLSKTPVDICDSETAGIEANGSRGQTTSISRRQTEKKRSLAEKHVSLSVLQQYFSGSLKDAAQSIGVCPTTLKRICRQYGISRWPSRKISKVNRSLVNIQTVLKSVQGIEGGLKFDTTTGGLVAASSILQDFDTHKHILFPCKDVSLKDPESLLHDSAVKMEEDLHVDGNQLAESNHFSHSSFRAGDKPDSSLSGVYHGSKLVALDGGSSLPANPDTLPWTSSGNVSLDSFHTKEGWRSCGLNTSNLKLDNSGCHFISRKGSTEMDGDDSVMELNKASSSGMTNSSNTSHSTMNGSSSSSSRVEDGGSQITVKATYKEDKIRFKFEPSAGCFQLYEEVAKRFKLQTGTFQLQYLDDEEEWVMLVNDSDLNECLEILDILGTRNVKFLVQDVACAIDSSGSSNCFLINGS, from the exons ATGGAAAATGGTATTGGTTTTTGGGCATCTCCAAGGGATCATCAAATGGAGGATGTTGCCTCTTTTGATGGTGGTACAAGGTATTCATATATAGATGACACATACAACAATGTAATGGAAATTATGAATCTTGATACATGTGGAATAGAGCAAATGTTTGCCTCTTATCCAGCATTTTCGCCGATTAATCCGATGTCCATCAATTATGAAGAATTGAACTGTGAAGAACAGAATACTGAAACTTTTCCCTGTGAAGGGGAAAATTTGATGTTTCAGCAAAATGATGACGAGAATTATGTTACTGATATTGGGAACTGTATAATCCCAAAATCACCTAGTCAATCACTTGATGAGAGAATGCTCAAGGCATTAGAACTGTTTAAAGAATCATCCGGTGGGGGAATCTTGGCTCAGGTTTGGATTCCAATGAAGAGTGGTGATCAGTACATTTTAAGCACCTATCAACAGCCATTTCTACTTGATCAAGTGTTATCTGGATATCGAGAGGTCTCGAGGAAATTCAGTTTTGATTTGGAAATGAAATCAGGTCTTCCTGGTCGGGTTTTTGCTTCAAGAATACCCGAGTGGACATCAAATGTTATGTACTACAAGGAGGCTGAGTATTTACGTGTTCAATATGCAGCTGACCATCAAGTCCGTGGATCGATTGCTTTACCAGTTCTATCAGATGAAGGACATGATACTATGTGTTGTGCAGTATTAGAACTAGTCACTACGAAGGAGAAGCCAGATTTTGATTTGGAAATGAGTCATGTTTGCCGGGCTCTGCAG GCAGTGAATCTAAGGAGCACACCGCCTCCTCAATTTTCTTCCCAG AGTCTCTCCAAGAATCAAAGAGCTTCTTTAGCTGAGATAAAAGATGTTCTGCGAGCGATTTGCCATGCTCATAGGCTGCCTCTTGCTTTGACATGGATTCCCCGTCAAAGCAAGAGTGTATTATGTGTTGAGAATACAGCTTGTTATGTGAGTGAAAAGGAGATGCAAGGATTTCTTCATGCATGTATGGGACATGATCTTGGGGAAGGACAAGGCATTGTTGGGAAATCCCTCCAATCCAACCACCCCTTCTTCTACCCTGATGTGAAAGAGTACCATATAAGTGACTATCCACTTGTTCATCATGCACGGAAGTTTGGTCTAAATGCTGCAGTGGCTATCAGATTACGTAGTATTCTCACCGGTGATGATGATTACGTATTGGAGTTCTTTCTTCCTGTTGATATGGAGGGAAGCACTGAACAACAGCTTCTCTTAAATAACCTCTCACGTACCATGCAGAGAATTTGCAAAAGTCTGAGGACACTATCAGATGCAGAATTAGTGGGACACGGGGGTGAGAAGTGTGGGTTACAGAGTGATCAATCTGTTCTGAATTTACCACCAATTGACTTGTCAAGTTGGATTTCTCAGCAATCATTATTAGACGGCACTTTCGATTTGAGTAAAACTCCTGTAGATATATGTGATTCAGAGACAGCTGGAATAGAAGCTAATGGTTCTCGCGGACAG ACGACGAGTATATCAAGAAGACAGACAGAGAAAAAAAGAAGCTTAGCGGAGAAACATGTCAGCTTGAGTGTTCTTCAGCAATACTTCTCTGGGAGCCTCAAGGATGCTGCACAAAGCATTGGTG TGTGTCCGACTACATTGAAAAGGATATGTCGGCAATATGGGATCTCAAGATGGCCATCCAGGAAGATAAGCAAAGTGAATCGTTCTTTAGTAAATATACAAACAGTGCTTAAATCAGTCCAAGGGATAGAAGGAGGACTGAAGTTTGATACAACCACTGGAGGTCTAGTTGCAGCAAGTTCTATCCTCCAAGATTTTGACACTCACAAACATATCCTCTTTCCCTGCAAAGATGTCTCGTTAAAAGATCCTGAATCCCTTCTTCACGACTCTGCGGTGAAAATGGAAGAAGACTTGCATGTGGATGGAAACCAACTAGCAGAGTCGAACCATTTCAGTCATAGCTCTTTCAGGGCTGGGGATAAACCAGATAGTTCACTGTCTGGAGTTTATCATGGCTCCAAATTGGTTGCATTAGATGGAGGGTCATCGTTGCCCGCAAATCCCGACACATTGCCATGGACCAGTTCTGGAAATGTGTCACTGGATTCTTTCCATACAAAAGAAGGATGGAGGAGCTGTGGTTTGAACACAAGCAATTTAAAGTTGGACAATTCTGGCTGCCATTTCATCAGTCGAAAAGGAAGTACTGAAATGGATGGAGATGATAGTGTTATGGAACTTAACAAGGCGAGTTCTTCAGGCATGACAAATTCGTCAAATACGTCCCATTCAACGATGAATGGCAGTTCGTCAagctccagcagagttgaggaTGGTGGCTCACAAATTACTGTAAAAGCTACTTACAAGGAAGATAAAATCCGATTTAAATTTGAGCCATCAGCAGGATGCTTCCAACTCTATGAAGAGGTTGCAAAGAGGTTCAAACTGCAGACTGGGACATTCCAGCTCCAGTATCTTGATGATGAAGAGGAATGGGTGATGTTGGTAAATGATTCAGACTTGAACGAGTGTTTGGAAATACTCGACATTCTTGGCACGCGTAATGTAAAATTTCTCGTTCAAGATGTGGCATGTGCTATAGATAGCTCAGGCAGTAGTAATTGCTTTCTGATAAATGGCTCTTAG
- the LOC132609355 gene encoding uncharacterized GPI-anchored protein At1g61900-like isoform X3 gives MAYAKTAARLKGLLIHQLLVIAICLASYQNVVARHVSHKPSRTSSTSELASPPKSGIFEPIEIPPAVIPHYPCPGKSLPPMYPSFPKTYDPVLTGRCPVNFSVISSITEKTASDCTLSLSTLVGNVVCCPQFNSLLHIFQGFYSKRSDTLVLQSPVADDCFSDIISILASKGANSSISGLCSVKSSNLTGGSCPVKDIGTFEKIVNTSKLLESCSKVDSLKECCRPVCQPAISEAALLISGIKTTLGVKNIVGVPSEIDTLNDCKGVVYSWIGRKLQFDDASSAFRLLSSCKVNKVCPLEFKQPLEVINACRNLAVPSPSCCSSLNAYIAGIQKQMLITNRQAIICATAFGSMLQKAGVMTNVYELCDVDLKDFSLQEDGQEAGCLLRSYPADLVYDNSTGFSFTCDLNDNIAAPWPSSSTGTSLSLCAPEMSLPALPTSETLKNHRKATSGRTKVDVPLYLS, from the exons GTTTGTTGATCCATCAGCTGCTAGTAATTGCTATCTGTTTGGCCAGCTATCAGAATGTAGTGGCTCGACATGTGTCGCATAAGCCAAGCCGAACGTCTTCCACATCTGAACTGGCTAGTCCTCCCAAAAGTGGAATCTTCGAACCAATTGAGATACCACCTGCTGTCATCCCTCATTATCCTTGCCCGGGGAAATCATTGCCACCAATGTACCCTTCCTTTCCGAAGACATATGACCCTGTCTTGACTGGAAGATGCCCTGTAAATTTCTCTGTCATTTCAAGCATCACAGAAAAAACAGCATCTGATTGTACTCTATCTTTGTCAACATTAGTAGGAAATGTAGTATGCTGTCCACAGTTCAATAGCTTACTCCACATATTCCAGGGATTTTACAGCAAGCGTTCTGATACTTTAGTTTTACAAAGTCCGGTAGCTGATGATTGTTTTAGTGATATCATCAGTATATTAGCTAGTAAAGGAGCAAACAGCTCCATTTCTGGCCTGTGCTCTGTAAAGTCATCAAATCTAACTGGTGGGTCTTGCCCTGTGAAGGACATTGGTACTTTCGAAAAAATAGTGAATACAAGCAAGCTATTGGAGTCTTGTAGCAAAGTTGATTCTCTTAAAGAATGCTGTAGGCCTGTTTGCCAGCCTGCAATTTCAGAGGCTGCACTTCTGATCTCAGGGATAAAGACGACTCTTGGTGTTAAGAACATAGTTGGAGTACCTAGTGAAATTGATACACTTAATGACTGTAAAGGAGTGGTCTATTCATGGATTGGAAGAAAACTACAATTTGATGATGCCAGTTCTGCGTTTCGGTTATTGTCTTCCTGCAAAGTTAACAAAG TGTGTCCCCTGGAATTCAAGCAACCATTAGAAGTGATCAATGCGTGCAGAAATTTAGCCGTCCCTAGTCCTTCATGTTGTAGCTCATTAAATGCCTATATTGCTGGGATACAGAAGCAGATGTTGATTACAAATCGACAAGCAATTATATGTGCCACCGCATTTGGTTCTATGTTACAGAAGGCCGGGGTCATGACAAATGTTTACGAGCTTTGTGATGTTGACTTGAAAGACTTCAGTCTCCAGG AAGATGGGCAAGAAG CAGGGTGTTTGCTTCGAAGTTATCCAGCAGATCTGGTGTATGACAACTCAACAGGTTTCAGCTTTACTTGTGACTTAAATGACAATATTGCTGCTCCATGGCCTTCATCATCGACAGGCACGTCCTTGTCTCTTTGTGCTCCGG AGATGTCTTTGCCAGCACTACCAACATCAGAGACATTGAAAAATCATA GGAAGGCAACAAGTGGGAGGACAAAAGTGGATGTGCCCCTGTATCTGTCTTGA
- the LOC132609355 gene encoding uncharacterized GPI-anchored protein At1g61900-like isoform X4 — translation MAYAKTAARLKGLLIHQLLVIAICLASYQNVVARHVSHKPSRTSSTSELASPPKSGIFEPIEIPPAVIPHYPCPGKSLPPMYPSFPKTYDPVLTGRCPVNFSVISSITEKTASDCTLSLSTLVGNVVCCPQFNSLLHIFQGFYSKRSDTLVLQSPVADDCFSDIISILASKGANSSISGLCSVKSSNLTGGSCPVKDIGTFEKIVNTSKLLESCSKVDSLKECCRPVCQPAISEAALLISGIKTTLGVKNIVGVPSEIDTLNDCKGVVYSWIGRKLQFDDASSAFRLLSSCKVNKVCPLEFKQPLEVINACRNLAVPSPSCCSSLNAYIAGIQKQMLITNRQAIICATAFGSMLQKAGVMTNVYELCDVDLKDFSLQEDGQEAGCLLRSYPADLVYDNSTGFSFTCDLNDNIAAPWPSSSTGTSLSLCAPEMSLPALPTSETLKNHKLKPW, via the exons GTTTGTTGATCCATCAGCTGCTAGTAATTGCTATCTGTTTGGCCAGCTATCAGAATGTAGTGGCTCGACATGTGTCGCATAAGCCAAGCCGAACGTCTTCCACATCTGAACTGGCTAGTCCTCCCAAAAGTGGAATCTTCGAACCAATTGAGATACCACCTGCTGTCATCCCTCATTATCCTTGCCCGGGGAAATCATTGCCACCAATGTACCCTTCCTTTCCGAAGACATATGACCCTGTCTTGACTGGAAGATGCCCTGTAAATTTCTCTGTCATTTCAAGCATCACAGAAAAAACAGCATCTGATTGTACTCTATCTTTGTCAACATTAGTAGGAAATGTAGTATGCTGTCCACAGTTCAATAGCTTACTCCACATATTCCAGGGATTTTACAGCAAGCGTTCTGATACTTTAGTTTTACAAAGTCCGGTAGCTGATGATTGTTTTAGTGATATCATCAGTATATTAGCTAGTAAAGGAGCAAACAGCTCCATTTCTGGCCTGTGCTCTGTAAAGTCATCAAATCTAACTGGTGGGTCTTGCCCTGTGAAGGACATTGGTACTTTCGAAAAAATAGTGAATACAAGCAAGCTATTGGAGTCTTGTAGCAAAGTTGATTCTCTTAAAGAATGCTGTAGGCCTGTTTGCCAGCCTGCAATTTCAGAGGCTGCACTTCTGATCTCAGGGATAAAGACGACTCTTGGTGTTAAGAACATAGTTGGAGTACCTAGTGAAATTGATACACTTAATGACTGTAAAGGAGTGGTCTATTCATGGATTGGAAGAAAACTACAATTTGATGATGCCAGTTCTGCGTTTCGGTTATTGTCTTCCTGCAAAGTTAACAAAG TGTGTCCCCTGGAATTCAAGCAACCATTAGAAGTGATCAATGCGTGCAGAAATTTAGCCGTCCCTAGTCCTTCATGTTGTAGCTCATTAAATGCCTATATTGCTGGGATACAGAAGCAGATGTTGATTACAAATCGACAAGCAATTATATGTGCCACCGCATTTGGTTCTATGTTACAGAAGGCCGGGGTCATGACAAATGTTTACGAGCTTTGTGATGTTGACTTGAAAGACTTCAGTCTCCAGG AAGATGGGCAAGAAG CAGGGTGTTTGCTTCGAAGTTATCCAGCAGATCTGGTGTATGACAACTCAACAGGTTTCAGCTTTACTTGTGACTTAAATGACAATATTGCTGCTCCATGGCCTTCATCATCGACAGGCACGTCCTTGTCTCTTTGTGCTCCGG AGATGTCTTTGCCAGCACTACCAACATCAGAGACATTGAAAAATCATA AGTTAAAGCCATGGTGA
- the LOC132609355 gene encoding uncharacterized GPI-anchored protein At1g61900-like isoform X1, protein MAYAKTAARLKGLLIHQLLVIAICLASYQNVVARHVSHKPSRTSSTSELASPPKSGIFEPIEIPPAVIPHYPCPGKSLPPMYPSFPKTYDPVLTGRCPVNFSVISSITEKTASDCTLSLSTLVGNVVCCPQFNSLLHIFQGFYSKRSDTLVLQSPVADDCFSDIISILASKGANSSISGLCSVKSSNLTGGSCPVKDIGTFEKIVNTSKLLESCSKVDSLKECCRPVCQPAISEAALLISGIKTTLGVKNIVGVPSEIDTLNDCKGVVYSWIGRKLQFDDASSAFRLLSSCKVNKVCPLEFKQPLEVINACRNLAVPSPSCCSSLNAYIAGIQKQMLITNRQAIICATAFGSMLQKAGVMTNVYELCDVDLKDFSLQEDGQEAGCLLRSYPADLVYDNSTGFSFTCDLNDNIAAPWPSSSTGTSLSLCAPEMSLPALPTSETLKNHSCPHGGVDLLVPILLFFVSILFSGDLPV, encoded by the exons GTTTGTTGATCCATCAGCTGCTAGTAATTGCTATCTGTTTGGCCAGCTATCAGAATGTAGTGGCTCGACATGTGTCGCATAAGCCAAGCCGAACGTCTTCCACATCTGAACTGGCTAGTCCTCCCAAAAGTGGAATCTTCGAACCAATTGAGATACCACCTGCTGTCATCCCTCATTATCCTTGCCCGGGGAAATCATTGCCACCAATGTACCCTTCCTTTCCGAAGACATATGACCCTGTCTTGACTGGAAGATGCCCTGTAAATTTCTCTGTCATTTCAAGCATCACAGAAAAAACAGCATCTGATTGTACTCTATCTTTGTCAACATTAGTAGGAAATGTAGTATGCTGTCCACAGTTCAATAGCTTACTCCACATATTCCAGGGATTTTACAGCAAGCGTTCTGATACTTTAGTTTTACAAAGTCCGGTAGCTGATGATTGTTTTAGTGATATCATCAGTATATTAGCTAGTAAAGGAGCAAACAGCTCCATTTCTGGCCTGTGCTCTGTAAAGTCATCAAATCTAACTGGTGGGTCTTGCCCTGTGAAGGACATTGGTACTTTCGAAAAAATAGTGAATACAAGCAAGCTATTGGAGTCTTGTAGCAAAGTTGATTCTCTTAAAGAATGCTGTAGGCCTGTTTGCCAGCCTGCAATTTCAGAGGCTGCACTTCTGATCTCAGGGATAAAGACGACTCTTGGTGTTAAGAACATAGTTGGAGTACCTAGTGAAATTGATACACTTAATGACTGTAAAGGAGTGGTCTATTCATGGATTGGAAGAAAACTACAATTTGATGATGCCAGTTCTGCGTTTCGGTTATTGTCTTCCTGCAAAGTTAACAAAG TGTGTCCCCTGGAATTCAAGCAACCATTAGAAGTGATCAATGCGTGCAGAAATTTAGCCGTCCCTAGTCCTTCATGTTGTAGCTCATTAAATGCCTATATTGCTGGGATACAGAAGCAGATGTTGATTACAAATCGACAAGCAATTATATGTGCCACCGCATTTGGTTCTATGTTACAGAAGGCCGGGGTCATGACAAATGTTTACGAGCTTTGTGATGTTGACTTGAAAGACTTCAGTCTCCAGG AAGATGGGCAAGAAG CAGGGTGTTTGCTTCGAAGTTATCCAGCAGATCTGGTGTATGACAACTCAACAGGTTTCAGCTTTACTTGTGACTTAAATGACAATATTGCTGCTCCATGGCCTTCATCATCGACAGGCACGTCCTTGTCTCTTTGTGCTCCGG AGATGTCTTTGCCAGCACTACCAACATCAGAGACATTGAAAAATCATA GCTGTCCACATGGTGGAGTGGACCTCCTTGTGCCcattcttttgttttttgtttctaTATTATTTTCAGGAGATTTGCCAGTTTGA
- the LOC132609355 gene encoding uncharacterized GPI-anchored protein At1g61900-like isoform X2 — MAYAKTAARLKGLLIHQLLVIAICLASYQNVVARHVSHKPSRTSSTSELASPPKSGIFEPIEIPPAVIPHYPCPGKSLPPMYPSFPKTYDPVLTGRCPVNFSVISSITEKTASDCTLSLSTLVGNVVCCPQFNSLLHIFQGFYSKRSDTLVLQSPVADDCFSDIISILASKGANSSISGLCSVKSSNLTGGSCPVKDIGTFEKIVNTSKLLESCSKVDSLKECCRPVCQPAISEAALLISGIKTTLGVKNIVGVPSEIDTLNDCKGVVYSWIGRKLQFDDASSAFRLLSSCKVNKVCPLEFKQPLEVINACRNLAVPSPSCCSSLNAYIAGIQKQMLITNRQAIICATAFGSMLQKAGVMTNVYELCDVDLKDFSLQEDGQEGCLLRSYPADLVYDNSTGFSFTCDLNDNIAAPWPSSSTGTSLSLCAPEMSLPALPTSETLKNHSCPHGGVDLLVPILLFFVSILFSGDLPV; from the exons GTTTGTTGATCCATCAGCTGCTAGTAATTGCTATCTGTTTGGCCAGCTATCAGAATGTAGTGGCTCGACATGTGTCGCATAAGCCAAGCCGAACGTCTTCCACATCTGAACTGGCTAGTCCTCCCAAAAGTGGAATCTTCGAACCAATTGAGATACCACCTGCTGTCATCCCTCATTATCCTTGCCCGGGGAAATCATTGCCACCAATGTACCCTTCCTTTCCGAAGACATATGACCCTGTCTTGACTGGAAGATGCCCTGTAAATTTCTCTGTCATTTCAAGCATCACAGAAAAAACAGCATCTGATTGTACTCTATCTTTGTCAACATTAGTAGGAAATGTAGTATGCTGTCCACAGTTCAATAGCTTACTCCACATATTCCAGGGATTTTACAGCAAGCGTTCTGATACTTTAGTTTTACAAAGTCCGGTAGCTGATGATTGTTTTAGTGATATCATCAGTATATTAGCTAGTAAAGGAGCAAACAGCTCCATTTCTGGCCTGTGCTCTGTAAAGTCATCAAATCTAACTGGTGGGTCTTGCCCTGTGAAGGACATTGGTACTTTCGAAAAAATAGTGAATACAAGCAAGCTATTGGAGTCTTGTAGCAAAGTTGATTCTCTTAAAGAATGCTGTAGGCCTGTTTGCCAGCCTGCAATTTCAGAGGCTGCACTTCTGATCTCAGGGATAAAGACGACTCTTGGTGTTAAGAACATAGTTGGAGTACCTAGTGAAATTGATACACTTAATGACTGTAAAGGAGTGGTCTATTCATGGATTGGAAGAAAACTACAATTTGATGATGCCAGTTCTGCGTTTCGGTTATTGTCTTCCTGCAAAGTTAACAAAG TGTGTCCCCTGGAATTCAAGCAACCATTAGAAGTGATCAATGCGTGCAGAAATTTAGCCGTCCCTAGTCCTTCATGTTGTAGCTCATTAAATGCCTATATTGCTGGGATACAGAAGCAGATGTTGATTACAAATCGACAAGCAATTATATGTGCCACCGCATTTGGTTCTATGTTACAGAAGGCCGGGGTCATGACAAATGTTTACGAGCTTTGTGATGTTGACTTGAAAGACTTCAGTCTCCAGG AAGATGGGCAAGAAG GGTGTTTGCTTCGAAGTTATCCAGCAGATCTGGTGTATGACAACTCAACAGGTTTCAGCTTTACTTGTGACTTAAATGACAATATTGCTGCTCCATGGCCTTCATCATCGACAGGCACGTCCTTGTCTCTTTGTGCTCCGG AGATGTCTTTGCCAGCACTACCAACATCAGAGACATTGAAAAATCATA GCTGTCCACATGGTGGAGTGGACCTCCTTGTGCCcattcttttgttttttgtttctaTATTATTTTCAGGAGATTTGCCAGTTTGA
- the LOC132609355 gene encoding uncharacterized GPI-anchored protein At1g61900-like isoform X5, protein MAYAKTAARLKGLLIHQLLVIAICLASYQNVVARHVSHKPSRTSSTSELASPPKSGIFEPIEIPPAVIPHYPCPGKSLPPMYPSFPKTYDPVLTGRCPVNFSVISSITEKTASDCTLSLSTLVGNVVCCPQFNSLLHIFQGFYSKRSDTLVLQSPVADDCFSDIISILASKGANSSISGLCSVKSSNLTGGSCPVKDIGTFEKIVNTSKLLESCSKVDSLKECCRPVCQPAISEAALLISGIKTTLGVKNIVGVPSEIDTLNDCKGVVYSWIGRKLQFDDASSAFRLLSSCKVNKVCPLEFKQPLEVINACRNLAVPSPSCCSSLNAYIAGIQKQMLITNRQAIICATAFGSMLQKAGVMTNVYELCDVDLKDFSLQEDGQEGLQVVGGSRDCGCRRYLG, encoded by the exons GTTTGTTGATCCATCAGCTGCTAGTAATTGCTATCTGTTTGGCCAGCTATCAGAATGTAGTGGCTCGACATGTGTCGCATAAGCCAAGCCGAACGTCTTCCACATCTGAACTGGCTAGTCCTCCCAAAAGTGGAATCTTCGAACCAATTGAGATACCACCTGCTGTCATCCCTCATTATCCTTGCCCGGGGAAATCATTGCCACCAATGTACCCTTCCTTTCCGAAGACATATGACCCTGTCTTGACTGGAAGATGCCCTGTAAATTTCTCTGTCATTTCAAGCATCACAGAAAAAACAGCATCTGATTGTACTCTATCTTTGTCAACATTAGTAGGAAATGTAGTATGCTGTCCACAGTTCAATAGCTTACTCCACATATTCCAGGGATTTTACAGCAAGCGTTCTGATACTTTAGTTTTACAAAGTCCGGTAGCTGATGATTGTTTTAGTGATATCATCAGTATATTAGCTAGTAAAGGAGCAAACAGCTCCATTTCTGGCCTGTGCTCTGTAAAGTCATCAAATCTAACTGGTGGGTCTTGCCCTGTGAAGGACATTGGTACTTTCGAAAAAATAGTGAATACAAGCAAGCTATTGGAGTCTTGTAGCAAAGTTGATTCTCTTAAAGAATGCTGTAGGCCTGTTTGCCAGCCTGCAATTTCAGAGGCTGCACTTCTGATCTCAGGGATAAAGACGACTCTTGGTGTTAAGAACATAGTTGGAGTACCTAGTGAAATTGATACACTTAATGACTGTAAAGGAGTGGTCTATTCATGGATTGGAAGAAAACTACAATTTGATGATGCCAGTTCTGCGTTTCGGTTATTGTCTTCCTGCAAAGTTAACAAAG TGTGTCCCCTGGAATTCAAGCAACCATTAGAAGTGATCAATGCGTGCAGAAATTTAGCCGTCCCTAGTCCTTCATGTTGTAGCTCATTAAATGCCTATATTGCTGGGATACAGAAGCAGATGTTGATTACAAATCGACAAGCAATTATATGTGCCACCGCATTTGGTTCTATGTTACAGAAGGCCGGGGTCATGACAAATGTTTACGAGCTTTGTGATGTTGACTTGAAAGACTTCAGTCTCCAGG AAGATGGGCAAGAAG GTTTGCAGGTTGTGGGGGGCTCCAGAGACTGTGGATGTCGGAGATATCTTGGCTAA